GCGCTCGACAAGCAACGACGCATCGCGGGCGCTTGCACCACGAGCGGCTTGGCTTTCAAAATGCACGGAAGGGTGGGGGATAGCCCCATCATTGGTGCGGGCATGTTTGTGGACAACGAGGTGGGCGGCGCAGCCGCTACCGGGCTGGGCGAGCTGGTGTTGCGCACGTTGGGCAGCTTTCTCGTGGTGGAAGAAATGCGGCGAGGTGCGCATCCGCAAAAAGCGGTGGAGACAGCCGTCAAGCGCATTGCCCGCAAGCATGCCAGTCTGGTCAAGGATGCTCAGGTCGGATTTGTCGCCATTGACAAAAAAGGCCGGCATGGGGCATTTTCCATACATAAAGGGTTCAATTATGTGCTTTATCAGCAGGGCGAAAACAAAGTGATGGAAGCGGGTCACCTGCTGCGGGACTGAGATTCACTTAGCCTCGTTCAAAGCCCAATCATAGTCAATGTGGGTGATACGTGTTGCGGTCGTGATTTTTGTGTCGGCGTATTTGTTCAGAAAATCGCGGAGCGTGCCGTCGCGCTCAAAATCGCCTTTGAACCACTTGAAAATCTCCGAGATTTCGGCCTGCTCCGCCGTGATTCGGTTGCACAGCGGGTCGTTGATGAAGGTGCGCATGGCGGCATCGAGTTGGCGGTCGAGGTTGTCGGCGGTGTAGGCTTCGTTCAAGAGCTTGGGGCAAGAATAGGAGGCGCAGTTGATGGCAGCGTGAATGCGAGCATCTTTGAACACGGGTCGCAGGATGTTGTGCTCGATATTGTTCAAATCGTAGGTAAAGCCCTGAATTTGAATGAATTTGATATCCCAGACCGAATTGACGAACGCGATCCCTTTTTTGATGTCCTTGATGCTGGCAACGGGGTAGTGACGCACGATGAGCTGGATGGTGTAGGCGTTGTAAGCATTGAGCCAATAAGCCATCTGCTCGTTTTTCGACCAATTTTTGTCGTTGGGGTGGGCGCTTTCCAGTGTCTTCAGGTAGCGATTGAGTTCGTTGCTATCACGAACAAAGCCTTTGTAGTCAACCCAACCTTCTGCGCTGACGTGTTTGTCGAGCAATGTGTTCCATCTGTCATGGCTGACGGGCTTAGAATCGGTGTCGCGTCTGATGGCGCGGCAGTTGGAGCAAGTGAACCAAAGCAGCAGGGCAGGAAGCAGGGCGAGGAAAACCGGGAGTGTTTTTTTCATGAATTGATTTCGAGCTGTTGTTTTTAAATGTACGCAAAACTCTCGAAAACGGATTGGCCCCCCCGCAAAAAAATCAGGATTTCAACATAGACTTGTAAAGGCGTTTCAGGTATGGTGGGGCCACCCCAAGCCGCCACAGGTTGAAGGTGACGATGTTGGCCAACTGTACGCGCGCCCAGCCGTTGTGTTCGTATTTTCTAGCGGACACGATGGCATATTTCGGAATGATGTGCAATCGGTACAAAGGCATCGCCCGGCGCAAAAAATCATATTCTTCCATGATGACGTGTCGCTCGTCGTAACCGCCCAATTGACGGAACACCTCTTTCCTGATAAAAAACGTCTTGTCGCCTCCTTGGCACCACAGCCATTGGAAGCGATTGAAGTATGCGTTGATTTTTAACAAAAAATGCGGCGAGTCAAATTTGTATCGGTAGCAGCCCATGACGTAGCCCTGCCGAATGGATTCGGCGATGTCGTCGGCAAACGACGGGGGCGGCAACGTGTCGGCGTGAATGAAGTACAACACATCGCCTGAGGCGGCGCTGGCCCCGGTGTTCATTTGGGCTGCCCTGTTGCTTGTTGGGCAATGGAGCAGCGCGGCACCGGCCTCCATAGCGATTTGGAAAGTATTGTCGGAGCTCCCCGCATCCACCACAATCACTTCGCGAACCAGCGCAGCGCCTTGCTCCAACAAGTATCGCACAAGAGGGCCGATGCGTCCGGCCTCGTTTAGCACTGGAATAATGATAGAGATGTACACAGGCGGTAATGCTGCAAAAGTATTAGGCTTGCGGCGGTGGTGGCCTTTCCCTTTACTCAAAGGCCACCACCGCCGCAAGTCTATTGGATTGGCAATGAAAACACGCGATTTGTCACCCGCTAACAATTAAGCAAAATGACGATTGAAATTTACGCCTTTCACCCCACGTTTGGATTTCCGAATTCGTTTTTCTCATAATCATAATCTAAAATAGCATTTACACATGAAACATCACAAATCGCTCTCGGAAACCATCCAGAACCTTGCCTCCAAAGGCTATCAACTCGCCGATAGCCACATAGACACCTCAATTCAATCAGAAGACTGGCGACTCGACTCGGTGGAAAAGATTCAACACAACAAGGGCAACGCCTTGGTCATCGCCGTTTCCAGCGTGCAGCGTTGTCTGAAATTGGTATTCGTCGAGGTTATTTTTTCTCCTCGTGATTTTTCCCCCATGCTGCTGCTGCGGCGCTTGTTCCCAATGCGTCAGAGGGAAGCCTTGCCTTACGCCCCGGCTTATCTGAACTAACCTTACGCGAGGCACAATGAAAAGCGGCGGCACGATTCCGATAGTCGTGCTGCCGCAATTTTTTTCTGTGAGTAGCTGTCTGCTTGCTCAACTTTTATCGTGCAGTGCCAGCATAGGCACTTTCACCCGTTGGGCGAGCTTGCGCGTCATGCTGTCGAAAAACAACCGATGCATAAGGCTGTGCTCATGGGCGACGGCCACCAAGAGGTCGGCATTGGTGGATTCGACGAAGTTGACGATGGCCTGCGCCAC
This genomic interval from Saprospiraceae bacterium contains the following:
- a CDS encoding TIGR04283 family arsenosugar biosynthesis glycosyltransferase, producing the protein MYISIIIPVLNEAGRIGPLVRYLLEQGAALVREVIVVDAGSSDNTFQIAMEAGAALLHCPTSNRAAQMNTGASAASGDVLYFIHADTLPPPSFADDIAESIRQGYVMGCYRYKFDSPHFLLKINAYFNRFQWLWCQGGDKTFFIRKEVFRQLGGYDERHVIMEEYDFLRRAMPLYRLHIIPKYAIVSARKYEHNGWARVQLANIVTFNLWRLGVAPPYLKRLYKSMLKS
- a CDS encoding DUF547 domain-containing protein; translated protein: MKKTLPVFLALLPALLLWFTCSNCRAIRRDTDSKPVSHDRWNTLLDKHVSAEGWVDYKGFVRDSNELNRYLKTLESAHPNDKNWSKNEQMAYWLNAYNAYTIQLIVRHYPVASIKDIKKGIAFVNSVWDIKFIQIQGFTYDLNNIEHNILRPVFKDARIHAAINCASYSCPKLLNEAYTADNLDRQLDAAMRTFINDPLCNRITAEQAEISEIFKWFKGDFERDGTLRDFLNKYADTKITTATRITHIDYDWALNEAK